The genome window GCATGATCTGTGCATGTTCTGACTATGCGTCCTGGAAATCCACCCGGCTGTCTTGTGAATGTtaatctgtttaaaggtcttactcacatcggctacggcgagcgtgatcacaccgttgtccggaacagctggtgctctcatgcatggttcagtgttgctagccTCGATGGTATTTAGCTcctctggtaggcttgcgtcactgcacagctcgcagctgggtttccctttgtaatccaagatagtttgcaagccctgccacatccgatgagcgtcagagccggtgtctGTATGAGGGCACTTTTCAGTCTGTTTTAAGCTAGATTTACAGCAGTATTACAGTAGGGGTCGATGGGTCAGTCAGTATAGTGAGTTATTACGGTAACTGTGCTATAGGGGTCAGTGTAGGGAGGTTGTTACGGTAACTGTGCTAGAGGGGTCAGTGTAGGGAGGTTGTTACGGTAACTGTGCTAGATGGGTCAGTGTAGGGAGGTTGTTACGGTAACTGTGCTAGAGGGGTCAGTGTAGGGAGGTTGTTACGGACACTGACATCTTTCCTTGTGTCATATTTGTTGCCAACAGCAATCTATCAAACAGGCGTCCCGAGCTCAGATCCTAGACAAAGCCACGGACTATATCCAGTACATGAGGAGGAAAAACCACACCCACCAGCAGGACATCGATGATCTGAAGAGGCAGAACGCTCTGCTGGAGCAGCAAGGTGAGAATGATGGAGAATCTACCGTACCTACAGACCATTATACCTGTAGTATGATGGAGAATCTACCGTACCTACGGACCATCTCTACCTGTAGTATGATGGAGAATCTACTGTACCTACGGACCATCTCTACCTGTAGTATGATGGAGAATCTACCGTACCTACGGACCATCTCTACCTGTAGTATGATGGAGAATCTACTGTACCTACGGACCATCTCTACCTGTAGTATGATGGAGAATCTACTGTACCTACGGACCATCTCTACCTGTAGTATGATGGAGAATCTACCGTACCTACGGACCATCTCTACCTGTAGTATGATGGAGAATCTACTGTACCTACGGACCATCTCTACCTGTAGTATGATGGAGAATCTACCGTACCTACGGACCATCTCTACCTGTAGTATGATGGAGAATCTACTGTACCTACGGACCATCTCTACCTGTAGTATGATGGAGAATCTACTGTACCTACGGACCATCTCTACCTGTAGTATGATGGAGAATCTACCGTACCTACGGACCATCTCTACCTGTAGTATGATGGAGAATCTACTGTACCTACGGACCATCTCTACCTGTAGTATGATGGAGAATCTACTGTACCTACGGACCATCTCTACCTGTAGTATGATGGAGAATCTACCGTACCTACGGACCATCTCTACCTGTAGTATGATGGAGAATCTACTGTACCTACGGACCATCTCTACCTGTAGTATGATGGAGAATCAACCGTACCTACGGACCATCTCTACCTGTAGTATGATGGAGAACCTACAGACCATCTACCTGTAGTATGATTGAGAACCTACCGTACCTACGGACCATGTTTCTGtagcgtgtgtgtttgtctgcttATGGGTCAAATTTTGACATTGACCTTCTACATTTGCCTCTTCATCTTCTCAACCCTTTCCTttattccccctctctcccttgctctaTCTCCTCCATCCTCTTTGTCTATCTCCTTCCTTTCTGTCCTCCTCCCCATTGTCTCTCCCCTGTAGTGCGTGCCCTGGAGAAGGTGAAGGGTTCGACGCAGCTCCAGGCCAGCTACAGCTCTTCAGACAGCAGCCTGTACACCAACCCTAAAGGCAGCGCTGTGTCCGCTTTCGACGGAGGTTCTGACTCCAGCTCCGAGTCCGAGCCAGAGGAACCCCCCGCCCCCAGGAAGAAGCTCCGAGTGGAGGCCAGCTAGGATGCTGCACTAGCCCACAGTGCCACGCCTGGTGTGGAAGGGTACTGCAGGCACGGGTACTGGTCCAGTAGTCAGTACTGCTCCTGTAATTCCCAATACATTGGcctccctcctttctttctctgGATGTGCTCTCACTGGATAGTGAAGACTCCAATCCTTCCCTCATATGTCTATCCTGAAGTCCCTTCATCACGCCATCCgctggagagggagggaagacagcTGAGAGGAAGAACACTGATTTAGAACGTAACGTGCAaggggaaaaaaaacattttccctttctcgctctctctcccctttcctctctctttgaCTTCTCAGCATCGGTATCTCTCTCAGCAACGTCAACTATCCAAAACCCAAAATTAGGAGTTTTCGCTCTGTGGAGGACTCAATGATTTTGTACCCTCTACTACGTACTCTCTCCTCCCAGTGGAAAACTACGGAGAGAAGAGGCGTACTCCTCCAAGCACTGCTGAaatacttttttgttgtttttttgtcttgatAAGAACCTGTTTTAGAATTTACACACATCAAGAAGAGTCGTCCTGTCTGTCGGAGAAGCTTACCTTTTTAAACCCTTTTTTTAAACCAACTTTTTTCCCACAAAAATCATTTGGACACACTTTGAAGCTAAATATTGATGTAAAAGTGAAACAAAAACCCACCTCAGGCCCATATAATTCGTTTTCCATTTTGACACACGTTGGTTAAATTAAAACAAATATAACCCCCTTTGTAGAAAATCATTGATGTTTTGGAAAAAAGGACCAGATTCCTTCCATCTTTTATCTTGAACTAGTGAATGAGTTTAGGTGGCTGAGTCAGTTCATCTCcatgttttaaataaataaaaatgttattgattgtatgttttcAAGTTCTCAAAAAATGTTATGCATTTTGTATTCTCACAAATTTGTCACTTGTAGTTGTCCTTGAAGGTATGAAATAGATATGAATGTCAATGTAGTTcccattttttttttcaatttgagGAGAAAATTACGTCCCTGTCAACGTGTTGTGAATTACAGTGAACTCTTAATGTCGGCGACTCCccaagtaaaaataaataaaattaatgCATTTTGCGTGTCTAGgaaatgtgtgtatgtatatattttcaattatctccccccctcccccatttTAGGGTATGATTAGTGTAAActaaataatctttgtctgattCCATTCCATGGAAATTACAAGTATGTTGTACATACTGCCAACAACCGTCTTGTTGAGGCCTACCTTTACTATGAGACTATATAAATAAAACTATTTTATCCTTTAAAAGTGTGATTCTGTATTTTGTTGCAGGTTTTTCTGTTAAGTGGACAACGTTATCCAAACATTTATAATCTGAAGAGAAATGATACCTATACATTTTATGGATTAGATTCTGTCACCTGCGTTTTAAATAACAGGtgttaacagtgaaatgcttatgggcccttcccaacaatgcagaggggGGAAATAACAACTTGGCAacagtactgagttaatgtgcaggggtaacgggtaattgaggtagatatgtacatatacgtAGGGATGAAGTGACTTGGCAacagtactgagttaatgtgcaggggtaacgggtaattgaggtagatatgtacatatacgtAGGGATGAAGTGACTTGGCAacagtactgagttaatgtgcaggggtaacgggtaattgaggtagatatgtacatatacgtAGGGATGAAGTGACTTGGCAacagtactgagttaatgtgcaggggtaacgggtaattgaggtagatatgtacatatacgtAGGGATGAAGTGACTTGGCAtcagtactgagttaatgtgcaggggtaacgggtaattgaggtagatatgtacatatacgtAGGGATGAAGTGACTTGGCAACAGGTTAGATCAACACGTATGCTGTGGTTACTGAGGAGTCCAAATAATTAGTGcagaaagggtcaatgcagattagtccaggtagctatttggttaactctTCAGCAgtcttgtgggtagaagctgttccaGGGTCCAGTATTTGAACATGGTTTAAACCCTCTATAACGTCAACCTATCCTACAGAGTTATGAGATGAATGACAGaactgtgtgttcctgtgtttgcTGAGTACTGACAGTCCACCCATCCACCTAGATGACTTCATGTTTTTCTGGTTTGTAATGGCAGCAGGTATCCAGGGCTGCGTTCAGTACGACAAAACGGTGTGCAATGAATTCAATGGAAACGGAACTGTTAAACTCTGTTGGCCCAGAGGGTGATGAccttatggtgtgtgtgtactgcctGAGTTTTGCGATTTCAAATGGCCACACCCACCAAATAGGAGCAAATGTACCTCAAAGCTTGTTGAAGAACAGTGTGCACCATTTTGGAGAAAAGTGCCATGAAATGTAGCAAACAAAGCTAACTGAACACACCCCAGGTACGTGTCTGGTGTCAAAATGACTGACGGGAGGCATAAATACTCCTGTCATGTCATACAACTGGTTTGCCCTCGCAGGTATACATAGGGTgtgacaccctataccctacataaTACACTCCTTTTGACTATGGGCCATAggaatctggtcaaaagtagtgcacatgatgccatttgggacacaatcagTACATACCTGTATTTCAATTACATGTTTTGATAGAGGGCAGTTCTGTTCTGTGAGCTGTTTGATGACAAACTGGCAAACAGGGTTGAAGAATTCAAAGAACTGCTTACCCTTCTGACTTTTCAGAAATGAAATGGGTGGAGGCCAGAGCCATACATTTAGAGTTTAGACAACTTTTATATTGTTCTAATTCCAGACATTCAGTTACATAGCATTGTTAAAATATTCCCCCATTCagtgttaatggggttctaacatggctgctatagaatgttgtagtgtcatgttaatggggttctaacatggctgttatagaatgttgtagtgtcatgttaatggggttctaacatggctgttatagaatgttgtagtgtcatgttaatggggttctaatatggctgttatagaatgttgtagtgtcatgttaatgaggttctaacatggctgctatagaatgttgtagtgtcatgttaatgaggttctaacatggctgctatagaatgttgtagtgtcatgttaatggggttctaacatggctgttatagaatgttgtagtgtcatgttaatggggttctaacatggctgctatagaatgttgtagtgtcatgttaatggggttctaatatggctgttatagaatgttgtagtgtcatgttaatggggttctaaaatggctgctatagaatgttgtagtgtcatgttaatggggttctaacatggctgttatagaatgttgtagtgtcatgttaatggggttctaatatggctgttatagaatgttgtagtgtcatgttaatggggttctaaaatggctgctatagaatgttgtagtgtcatgttaatggggttctaacatggctgctatagaatgttgtagtgtcatgttaatggggttctaaaatggctgctatagaatgttgtagtgtcatgttaatggggttctaacatggctgttatagaatgttgtagtgtcatgttaatggggttctaatatggctgttatagaatgttgtagtgtcatgttaatggggttctaaaatggctgctatagaatgttgtagtgtcatgttaatggggttctaacatggctgttatagaatgttgtagtgtcatgttaatggggttctaacatggctgctatagaatgttgtagtgtcatgttaatggggttctaacatggctgttatagaatgttgtagtgtcatgttaatggggttctaacatggctgctatagaatgttgtagtgtcatgttaatggggttctaaaatggctgctatagaatgttgtagtgtcatgttaatggggttctaacatggctgctatagaatgttgtagtgtcatgttaatggggttctaaaatggctgctatagaatgttgtagtgtcatgttaatggggttctaacatggctgttatagaatgttgtagtgtcatgttaatggggttctaatatggctgttatagaatgttgtagtgtcatgttaatggggttctaaaatggctgctatagaatgttgtagtgtcatgttaatggggttctaacatggctgctatagaatgttgtagtgtcatgttaatggggttctaacatgactgttatagaatgttgtagtgtcatgttaatggggttctaacatgactgttatagaatgttgtagtgtcatgttaatggggttctaacatggctgttatagaatgttgtagtgtcatgttaatggggttctaacatgactgttatagaatgttgtagtgtcatgttaatgcaGAACTCTCAATGGCTCTGACTGAAGCTAGTAACTATTGACTTGGCTTAAACCGCTTTACACAGAGAAGCTTAGGTCAGTCATCCACAAACGTTCTGCACTGGTGGTATGAACATTTATTTGGTTAATTCACCTTGGTCAGATGACCACAACAGTCACAGTATATATTCATTTCTGTATAAAGTAAATAACTCACAACCATCCAAGATTCAACAATTTATACTCAGGCCTTTATTTGGACAGCCCTaattttctcctcttctcccaatCCCTTCTTTGTCAGTTGGGGACCAGCAATCAACCAGTTTGCTGGATGGATACTTGTAGTCCACTTCTCAGCCAGCACACTGCTCCACATATACAGTCCCTTCAGAACGTTCACACCCCTTTAaacttttccacattgtgttacagaCAGAATTTAAAATTAATTACATTTAGATTGTCATTgatacccataatgtcaaagtggaattttgtttgcaGAACATTTTCaaaattaattttaaaaaatgctgaaatgtcttgagtcaataactattcaccccctttgttatggctaacttgagtaaaagtgcttaacaagtcacatggactcactgtgttcaataatagtggttaacatgatttttgaatgactaccccatctctgtaccccacacatacatgtAAGGCCCCtcaatcgagcagtgaatttgAAGCACAGattcaaagaccagggaggtttttcaatgccttgcaaagaatggcccatattggtagatgggtaaaaaataaaaagctaaATATCCCTTGGAGCATGGTGATGTTATGTATTACACTTTGTATGgtatatcaatacacacagtcactacaaagatacaggcgtccttcctaactcagttgccggaaaggaaggaaactgctctggtatttcaccatgaggccaatggtgaggATGGCTCAACATTGTACTTatttcacaatactaacctaattgaaaagaaggaagcctccatgcatcctgtttgcaacaaggtactaaagtaatactgcaaaaaaattggcTAATAAATTAatgttttgtcctgaatacaaagcgttatgtttggggcaaatccaataccacgttccatattttcaagaatagtagtggctgcatcatgttatgggtatgcttgtcattgttaaggactggggagtttttcaggataaaaaaataaacagaatggggccaagcacaggcaaaatcctagaggaaaacctggttcattctggttaccaacagacactgggagatgaattcccctttcagcagaataacctaaaacacaaggccaaatctacactagatTTGCTtaaccaagacgacattgaatatTTGAGTGGTCTTGTTACAGTTAACTTATATCTACTTGAAAttctatgacaagacttgaaaatggctttctagcaatgattaacaaccattacttttttaaagaataatgtgagggggatatttatatttttttaaaggtagaattctgtgtagatcattgaccaaaaatgacaatttaatccattttaatcccactttgtaacaacaaaaatttggaaaaagtcaagtggtgtgaatacattctgaaggcactataaGTTGctcctaaccacagatctaggaacaGATTTACCCTGAATCATAAGGGGGATGACAAAAATATCTGATCCTGTATCAGGGGTTATGTGCCACTACTACCATATCCCAGAGTTAATCATTGCAGTCGTACTGCACAAGAATCACCGATATAGACAAACCTTGCATCACAAATAACTATTCATGTGATCAAGATTAGCGATTCTGAGTCACGCCTTCATGCTCAAATTGACCCCCTCAAATACGCTCATAGGCATGCCTACACTGTGAGCACTAGGAGTGGTCAGCGGTAGCGTTGCAGGCCGAGGACCCCTCTTTCTGTGCAGGCACGGGGACAGGCAGCTGGTGGAAGTGTTGGATGGCCTGGGCTACCTTCTCTGGACAGATGTTGTAGACGGGGTGGCTGGGGGCCTGGAGAGAAGAAAACACTTATTTCTAAAGCCTGTAAGATGTGAATTCCATCAAAGAGTGGGCCACCAGCTAACATGTAAACAACAGAGCTTTCACATGATAGGGCTCCTAAGGACGTCTATGGGAACAGAAAACGGTCCACTTCTGGGTTATACTGTATGATGTTAGTGCGAATTTAACAAGAAAGTGTTTTAAACATTCTGCAAAAACTCCTAGAGGCTCACCAGTCTGTTCTCCTCCCGGCCGACGATCATCTCGTGGTGCAGATCCATGTTGCCAAAGTGCTGCGCTACGGACAGACCACTCAGACAGTAACAGGTGTGGTAGAAGTCTCTGGATCTtgaggaggaaaggaagaggaatGTGTGACAGGAGCTTTTCACAGGTTTTGTTTCTGCAATCAATTGGTGTCACAAAAAAAggtgtgtctctctgtatgtaatacatacaggtaactgccaaaataaaggaatcaTCAAGAGTCAGGACACCACGAGCCTCCAGAACCGCTTCAATGCACCGTGCCACAGATTCTACCCCCTATGCTTCTTTGAGATCTCTTTCAGAGTAACAGatttcttctagccatggtagggATGTGCACGGTTATTTGAATATCTGAACaggcatacatttttattttatttatttttagtgGTTTTTAACACTGAAAAAGCCTTTttcaaaataaaattaaaatatccATGCAACATTATTACATAAAAAGGATATACAATGACATTTAAAATACTACATTTAATAAAACAAACTTTTCAATGTAGTTATGACGTGCACGGTTCGTCCCATAAaaacacaggtagccttcacgtGTGTAGCTTGTTGTTTATCTCGGCCAATCAAAGCGGCAAAGAAGCTCAATGTGTAGCAAGTGGAGTGAGAGTTCACTGATGCAACATGGAATAAATAAGCTACAAGGAGCAATCAACAGGtgggctgttttatctgaatggggttgggGAGAAACCGCAGCATGgggcctcaattagcctagctagttggctagctctaaattaacctagctagttagctagctctgAATTAACCTAGCTCTAAATtaacctagctagttagctagctctgAATTAACCTAGCTCTAAATGaacctagctagttagctagctctgAATTAACCTAGCTCTAAATGaacctagctagttagctagctctgAATTAACCTAGCTCTAAATGaacctagctagttagctagctctgAATGAACCTAGCTCTAAATGaacctagctagttagctagctctgAATGAACCTAGCTCTAAATGaacctagctagttagctagctctgAATGAACCTAGCTCTAAATGaacctagctagttagctagctctgAATGAACCTAGCTCTAAATGaacctagctagttagctagctctgaattaacctagctagttagctctgaattaacctagctagttagct of Salvelinus namaycush isolate Seneca chromosome 29, SaNama_1.0, whole genome shotgun sequence contains these proteins:
- the LOC120024281 gene encoding protein max-like isoform X3, coding for MSDNDDIEVDSDEDSSRYHNVADKRAHHNALERKRRDHIKDSFHSLRDSVPALQGEKVGREQSIKQASRAQILDKATDYIQYMRRKNHTHQQDIDDLKRQNALLEQQVRALEKVKGSTQLQASYSSSDSSLYTNPKGSAVSAFDGGSDSSSESEPEEPPAPRKKLRVEAS
- the LOC120024281 gene encoding protein max-like isoform X1 produces the protein MSDNDDIEVDSDEDSSRYHNVADKRAHHNALERKRRDHIKDSFHSLRDSVPALQGEKVGREVASLLRDARPSTGTSAGGIVALSDQSIKQASRAQILDKATDYIQYMRRKNHTHQQDIDDLKRQNALLEQQVRALEKVKGSTQLQASYSSSDSSLYTNPKGSAVSAFDGGSDSSSESEPEEPPAPRKKLRVEAS
- the LOC120024281 gene encoding protein max-like isoform X2; translated protein: MSDNDDIEVDSDADKRAHHNALERKRRDHIKDSFHSLRDSVPALQGEKVGREVASLLRDARPSTGTSAGGIVALSDQSIKQASRAQILDKATDYIQYMRRKNHTHQQDIDDLKRQNALLEQQVRALEKVKGSTQLQASYSSSDSSLYTNPKGSAVSAFDGGSDSSSESEPEEPPAPRKKLRVEAS
- the LOC120024281 gene encoding protein max-like isoform X4; this translates as MSDNDDIEVDSDEDSSRYHNVADKRAHHNALERKRRDHIKDSFHSLRDSVPALQGEKQSIKQASRAQILDKATDYIQYMRRKNHTHQQDIDDLKRQNALLEQQVRALEKVKGSTQLQASYSSSDSSLYTNPKGSAVSAFDGGSDSSSESEPEEPPAPRKKLRVEAS